The Flavivirga eckloniae genomic interval TATATGGATGCTCAGATAGCTTTTTACAAGACACGAATACAAAAGATTTAACAGAAACCGTGGTTTTTGGGGCAGATGAAACAGCTTTGGCAGCCGTAACAGGTGTTTATGATGGATTTCAAAACGATTCACAGGGAGATCCAGGTTTACCAAACGAATATAATGTAAAAGGTATTTTTAGAATGGCCAATAATATTTCGTTGGATTGGCAGGATAATACACCGAGAGATCAATCTGATTATTTTGATTTTGATCTTGATCCGGATTCAGATGTTCCGGTAAAAATATGGCCAAATAATTACAGAGCCATTGGAAGAGCCAACAATGCCCTTGAGAACTTACAACCTGCCATTGATGCTGGAAGTGTTTCGGCTGAATTAGGCGATCGATTGATAGGGGAAGTTTTAGTGCTTAGAGCTATTGCGTATCAATATTTAGCAGCGACTTATGGAGACGTGCCTTTAATGCTTTCTCAAGGTGATGATCCATTTAAAGGGAAAGATCCGGAAAGTACCGTATACCAACAAATAGTAACAGATATGACTGATGCTGTTAACAGGTTACCATGGTCTCATGATGTTGATAAAGGTCGTGTTACAAAAGGAACAGCATACGCTGTATTAGGAAATGCACATATGTGGTTAGGACAATACGATGAGGCAGTTGCAGCCTTTGAAGCAATAGAAACCGGAGGTGTTACATCATTGGAACCTAACTATCTTGATATTCACGATGTAGATAATAGGAATGGAGTAGAATCTCTTTTTGAGTTACAATGGGCAGCCAATGGTGATTTAGCTTGGAGTAGAAATGATGAAGTGAATATATTACAATTATTTGCAATGCCTACCGATATTACTGGTGGTGGAGGTTTTGCCGGAATTCCAACGAAAGAGTTATACGACTCTTTTGAGGCGGGAGATTTAAGAAGACAAGCTACGGTTATTGGTCCTGGAGAGGAACATCCAGATCCGGATATTAACATTAGTATGTATGATGGCATAAGCATTAATACATGCGGAACAGTTGCTGAACCTTGGACAGGAGGTGACCCAGTGGGAAGAACCGGATATTGGGGTGTAAAATCCTGGAGAGACCATAACATTAACGGATGGGGTAGATCGGTACTTTTTGGACCACAAGGCCACATTTGGATTCGTTATGGAGAAGTGTTGTTAAGTTTGGCAGAATCAGCATTAAAAGCTGGACAAACTGCAAAAGCACAGGCCGCTTTCGATAGAGTAAGAAATCGTGCATGGGGCGGAGCAGCACCTGCCAAAGTAGTATCCATGGATAATATATTACAAGAATATAGACATGAGTTAGGCGGTGAGTTTTCTTTATGGCCTGTAATTAGAAGATCGGGTGAGGCCACTAAATATATGCAAGATACATATGGCGTTACTATTCCGACAGGTCATGAGTTAGTACCAATATCTAATGCAGATTTAAGTATTAACCCTAATTTGGAGCAAAACGACGGATATTAATTATTTGAAAGTGGTTTAATAATGATTTTAATTTTAGGCTTTGAATTATTATAATTCAAAGCCTTTTCCCTAAATTTAAGAGATGAAAATTAGTTATATCGGTCTTGTTTTATTACTCTTATTAATGGCTTGTGAAGAACAACAAGCAAACAAGCAGTTTAGGCTTCTACCATCAAGTGAAACCGGTATTACATTTTCAAACGATATTGTAGAAACCGATAGTTTAAATTATTTTAATTACCCTTACATGTATATGGGAGGTGGCGTATCTGCGGGAGACATCAATAACGATGGTCTTGTAGATTTGTTTTTTACAGCCAACATGAAACCCAATGTACTTTATTTAAACAAAGGCAATTTTAAGTTTGAAAATATTACCAATACAGCAAAAGTAGCTGGCGATGATAGATGGGTAACCGGAACCACTATGGTAGATATAAATAATGATGGTTATTTAGATATTTATGTAAGCGTTTCGGGAAAAGGAACGAACAGAAATAATCTCCTGTATGTAAATAATGGCGATACTACATTCACAGAAAAATCTGAAGCCTATGGTATTAACAATAATGGACATACCACACAAAGTACATTTTTTGATTACGATAATGATGGCGATCTAGATTTATATCTGGCAAACTACCCGCCAACACCTTTTAAAAGTCCTGTAGAGCTTTATAAGCACAAAGCAAATCATCCTAAAATAGAAGAATCTGATATTTTATATCGAAACAATGGCGATGGTTCCTTTACAGATGTTACCGTTGAAGCCGGCATCTTAAATTTTGGTTTGTCTTTAAGTGCTACAATTGCCGATTTTAATAATGATGGATGGAAAGATATTTATGTTTCCAACGATTTTGATTCTGCAGATTATCTGTACATCAACAATAAGAATAGCACGTTTACGGAAATAGCAGGGAAATCGCTTAACCATACCGCGCAATATGGTATGGGGGCAGATGTTGCCGATTATAACAACGATAACCTTATGGACATAGCCCAAGTGGATATGACCCCCGAAGACAACAGAAGATCTAAAGCCAATATGGCAAGCATGAATCCAATAGGATTTACTAAAATGATAAACGCAGGTTTAAACTACCAGTATATGCAAAATTGTCTTCAGCTTAACAGAGGAAATGATGACACAGGCAGTCCCGTTTTTAGTGAAGTATCCAGATTGGCTGGTATAGCTACAACCGACTGGAGTTGGTCAATCCTTTTTGCAGATCTGGATAATGATGGTTGGAAAGATGTAACCGTATCTAATGGTACAAGAAGAGATATAAATAATAGAGATTACTTTAATAAGTTAAAATCCAGAAATCATTTTGGAGGTGTAAAACTATCGGCAGAAGAAATAAAAAAAATTCCATCAGAGAAAGTATCAAACTATGTTTATAAAAATACTAAAGACTATACATTTAAAAATATGGTGTCCGAATGGGGTTGGGAAGAAAAAACCTTTTCTAACGGTGCCGTTTATGCCGATTTGGATAATGATGGCGATTTGGATTTTGTTATAAACAACATAGACCAAAAAGCATCAGTTTACAAAAACAATAACCTAGATAACAATAACTATTTACAAGTCACTCTAAAAGGCCCAAAAACCAATAAAAATGGTTTAGGGGCTAAGGTTTACATTTCTTCCGATTCATTGAATCAGTTTAATGAGTTAACGCTATCCAGAGGTTTTCAATCGTCGGTAAGTCCACAATTGCATTTTGGCATAGGGAAGGCACAAAACATTTCTAAAGTACGTGTAGTGTGGACAAATGGCACAGTTTCAGAAATAAAAGATGTAACAGCAAACCAAAACCTAGTAGTAGACTTTACCACAGCAGTTAAACCGACCAAGTCAGGTTTAATACATGATCCCGTTTTTAAAACAGCCGTTTTAGACTCGCTTAAAGTAGACTTTAAGCATACAGAGAATGTGTATGACGATTATTTTTCCGAACCACTTCTTCCTCACAAAACATCTATGCTAGGATCTGGTATAACAGTTGCAGATGTAAATGGGGATGGCTTAGACGATTTTTATATAGGAGGTGCATCAAAACAACCTGGAGCTCTCTTTATACAAAATGCAAAAGGAACGTTTGTTAGGACAAACCAACAAATATGGGAGGTCGATAAAGAAAGAGAAGATATGGGGGCTCTGTTTTTCGATGCTGATGCCGATGGTGATCAAGATTTATACGTAGTAAGCGGAGGTAATGAAAAAAGCGATGAGGTATCGCACTTTCAAGACCGTTTGTATTTAAATAATGGCAAAGGGAAATTTACTAAAGGAGAAACGAGTCTGCCAATAATGGAGACTAGCGGCTCTAGAGTAAAAGCTGGAGATTACGACGGAGATGGGGATTTAGATTTATTTATTGGAGGCCGATTGGTTGTTGGTCAATACCCATGGCCTACGAAAAGCTATATTTTAAATAACGATAATGGTGTTTTTAAAGATGTAACTGCGCAGTTGGCACCCGATTTTAACACATTGGGAATGGTAACCGATGCTATTTGGACAGATTTTGATGCAAATGGAACACTGGATTTAATTATAGTAGGCGAGTGGACACCCGTTTTGTTTTACAGCAATACAGGAGATACGTTTAAAAATGTTACAAAAAGTACAGGTTTGGATAATACGAACGGTTGGTGGTTCAGCATTACCCAAGATGATTTTGATAATGATGGCGATATGGATTATGTATTAGGTAATCTGGGACTTAACTATAAGTATAACGCAACAGCAGAAGAGCCTTTTGAAGTATATGCTGACGATTTTGACGGTAATAACAGAAAGGATATTGTTTTAAGTTATTATAATTTTGGTAAGCTGTTTCCTGTGCGAGGTAAGTCGTGCTCATCACAACAAATGCCATCACTAAGTAAAAAGTTTGAGCAGTATAATGAGTTTGCAGTAGCAGAAGTCGCTGAGGTATACGGAAAAGAAGAATTGGAAAACGCAGAAATTCATTATAAAGCACAAACGTTTGCCAGTAGTTATATAGAGAA includes:
- a CDS encoding VCBS repeat-containing protein — its product is MKISYIGLVLLLLLMACEEQQANKQFRLLPSSETGITFSNDIVETDSLNYFNYPYMYMGGGVSAGDINNDGLVDLFFTANMKPNVLYLNKGNFKFENITNTAKVAGDDRWVTGTTMVDINNDGYLDIYVSVSGKGTNRNNLLYVNNGDTTFTEKSEAYGINNNGHTTQSTFFDYDNDGDLDLYLANYPPTPFKSPVELYKHKANHPKIEESDILYRNNGDGSFTDVTVEAGILNFGLSLSATIADFNNDGWKDIYVSNDFDSADYLYINNKNSTFTEIAGKSLNHTAQYGMGADVADYNNDNLMDIAQVDMTPEDNRRSKANMASMNPIGFTKMINAGLNYQYMQNCLQLNRGNDDTGSPVFSEVSRLAGIATTDWSWSILFADLDNDGWKDVTVSNGTRRDINNRDYFNKLKSRNHFGGVKLSAEEIKKIPSEKVSNYVYKNTKDYTFKNMVSEWGWEEKTFSNGAVYADLDNDGDLDFVINNIDQKASVYKNNNLDNNNYLQVTLKGPKTNKNGLGAKVYISSDSLNQFNELTLSRGFQSSVSPQLHFGIGKAQNISKVRVVWTNGTVSEIKDVTANQNLVVDFTTAVKPTKSGLIHDPVFKTAVLDSLKVDFKHTENVYDDYFSEPLLPHKTSMLGSGITVADVNGDGLDDFYIGGASKQPGALFIQNAKGTFVRTNQQIWEVDKEREDMGALFFDADADGDQDLYVVSGGNEKSDEVSHFQDRLYLNNGKGKFTKGETSLPIMETSGSRVKAGDYDGDGDLDLFIGGRLVVGQYPWPTKSYILNNDNGVFKDVTAQLAPDFNTLGMVTDAIWTDFDANGTLDLIIVGEWTPVLFYSNTGDTFKNVTKSTGLDNTNGWWFSITQDDFDNDGDMDYVLGNLGLNYKYNATAEEPFEVYADDFDGNNRKDIVLSYYNFGKLFPVRGKSCSSQQMPSLSKKFEQYNEFAVAEVAEVYGKEELENAEIHYKAQTFASSYIENLGGGKFKLMQLPNEAQLSSVNKIISDDIDNDGFKDILIAGNLYASEIETPRNDSSIGTYLKGDGKGNFFPVPSITCGLSIRGDVKDLATLRVNGDKYIIAVKNNDYPQFIMIN
- a CDS encoding RagB/SusD family nutrient uptake outer membrane protein; the encoded protein is MNLKIKNIKLFGFGVFGIFLIALIYGCSDSFLQDTNTKDLTETVVFGADETALAAVTGVYDGFQNDSQGDPGLPNEYNVKGIFRMANNISLDWQDNTPRDQSDYFDFDLDPDSDVPVKIWPNNYRAIGRANNALENLQPAIDAGSVSAELGDRLIGEVLVLRAIAYQYLAATYGDVPLMLSQGDDPFKGKDPESTVYQQIVTDMTDAVNRLPWSHDVDKGRVTKGTAYAVLGNAHMWLGQYDEAVAAFEAIETGGVTSLEPNYLDIHDVDNRNGVESLFELQWAANGDLAWSRNDEVNILQLFAMPTDITGGGGFAGIPTKELYDSFEAGDLRRQATVIGPGEEHPDPDINISMYDGISINTCGTVAEPWTGGDPVGRTGYWGVKSWRDHNINGWGRSVLFGPQGHIWIRYGEVLLSLAESALKAGQTAKAQAAFDRVRNRAWGGAAPAKVVSMDNILQEYRHELGGEFSLWPVIRRSGEATKYMQDTYGVTIPTGHELVPISNADLSINPNLEQNDGY